A stretch of the Tachysurus fulvidraco isolate hzauxx_2018 chromosome 18, HZAU_PFXX_2.0, whole genome shotgun sequence genome encodes the following:
- the LOC113658744 gene encoding transmembrane protein 8B-like, with product MAGITFTWIWLFNAVLCCFADDVSHVSGFYSSPPQRLSKYSWFGNARLFRFQVPEGAELVHWSLTVLRGSGFSCSDQNIAVHFRAGAPPVINPINTSFPNSTEFSLAYNLTVSVRDAQAISTTLFNVTQPEAGDWFIAAHLPKDDGKIQQQGLPSCSYLLQPQMYVRRAVNTPILQTNIPLNQTLTQQQAQYRVYVLEFSSKLEVFIQSCSVQTVPVRECSLSITLGSASLGQSSVITANCSGNQPCSVSLSNPPWNTWVRVSVLSRANGTTTFSISANYTASCKPLSVPADVNISFPLSSSSLIPFSNTSLYTNSCIQTPAVLRETQDIFSVRFTITNNSVTALSLFPTMLTLELDSADSGGVLILQLQLNTTSVTGPFDSVRVCLTPSAPVLQLNTSQSCDAGFMKGYPLRVNSNETKALLRIPFPKPVTWYLSLQSICNNSVECSNISAVVSVSASVSACVDDCGPYGECRLLRTYSYMYAACVCKSGWLGWSCSDGSSALSFSRQLTAVLLLTLSNLLFIPPIVVALYRGYHTEATVYLFTMFFSTFYHACDQPGVTVLCIMDYDTLQFCDFLGSVVSVWVTIVCMARLKDTLKYVFFLGGTLLVAMAMQLDRRGLWNLLGPVLFALATMITTWIYRTVKRRHCYPPTWKRWVFFLIPGILSAVIGLCVYAFAQTDSNYYYTHSIWHIVVATSVVFLLPPREKNIPPWGWSHKLCGYKICLNQKEDLNIVS from the exons ATGGcaggaattacatttacatGGATTTGGCTGTTTAACGCGGTTTTATGTTGTTTCGCTGACG ATGTGAGCCATGTGTCTGGGTTCTACTCCAGTCCGCCCCAGAGGTTGTCTAAGTACAGCTGGTTCGGGAACGCGCGCCTGTTCCGGTTCCAGGTTCCTGAAGGGGCGGAGCTTGTGCACTGGTCCCTTACGGTACTGCGTGGCTCCGGGTTCAGCTGCAGCGACCAGAACATCGCAGT ACACTTCCGGGCCGGAGCGCCGCCGGTCATCAACCCCATTAACACGTCTTTCCCGAATTCCACGGAATTCTCTCTGGCTTACAATCTGACTGTGAGTGTGAGGGACGCTCAGGCCATCAGCACCACGCTGTTTAACGTCACGCAGCCTGAAGCTGGAGACTGGTTCATTGCCGCTCATCTGCCTAAAGACGATGGCAAGATACAACAGCAG gGGCTGCCATCGTGTTCGTATTTGTTGCAGCCACAGATGTATGTGAGGAGAGCCGTCAACACGCCGATCCTGCAGACCAACATTCCTCTCAATCAAACTCTCACTCAGCAACAAGctcagtacag GGTTTATGTTCTGGAGTTTTCCTCTAAGCTGGAAGTCTTTATCCAGTCGTGCTCAGTACAGACTGTTCCTGTTAGAGAGTGCTCGCTGTCAATCACATTAGGCTCCGCCTCTTTGGGCCAGAGCTCAGTGATTACAGCAAACTGCTCTGGGAACCAGCCgtgctctgtttctctgtccaaTCCTCCGTGGAACACCTGGGTGAGGGTTTCAGTGCTCAGCCGAGCGAATGGAACAACGACCTTCAGCATCTCAGCAAACTACACAG caaGCTGTAAGCCCTTGAGTGTCCCTGCAGATGTGAACATCTCCTTTCCCCTCAGCAGCTCGTCTCTCATACCATTCTCCAACAcctcactgtacactaacaGCTGCATCCAGACCCCAGCTGTGTTACGGGAGACACAGGACATCTTCTCAGTTCGCTTTACCATCACTAACAACAGTGTGACTGCACTGTCCCTCTTCCCCACCATGCTGACGCTGGAGCTGGACTCTGCAGACAGTGGGGGAGTGCTGATCCTCCAGCTCCAACTtaacacg ACCTCTGTTACTGGTCCATTCGACAGTGTGAGGGTGTGTTTAACACCTTCTGCTCCTGTTCTCCAGCTCAACACTAGCCAGTCATGTGATGCAG gaTTCATGAAGGGATATCCACTCAGAGTGAACAGTAATGAAACAAAGGCGTTGTTGAGAATTCCATTTCCTAAACCTGTGACCTGGTACCTCAGTCTGCAAAGCATCTGTAACAAcag TGTTGAATGCAGTAACATCTCGGCTGTGGTGagtgtgtcggcgagtgtgagtgcgtgtgttgACGACTGCGGACCGTACGGAGAATGCAGGCTGCTGCGCACATACAGCTACATGTAcgctgcctgtgtgtgtaaatcag gtTGGTTGGGTTGGAGCTGCTCAGATGGATCCAGTGCTCTGTCGTTCTCTAGGCAGTTAACCGCGGTGCTTCTGCTCACGCTCAGTAACCTGCTCTTCATCCCTCCCATCGTGGTTGCACTGTACCGAGGCtatcacacagaggccacagTCTACCTCTTCACCATGTTCTTCTCCACA ttttatcATGCATGTGATCAGCCCGGAGTGACGGTGCTCTGCATCATGGACTATGACACATTGCAGTTCTGTGACTTCCTGGGCTCCGTGGTGTCCGTGTGGGTCACTATTGTCTGCATGGCTCGTCTGAAGGACACTCTGAAATAC GTCTTCTTCTTGGGTGGCACTCTCCTTGTCGCCATGGCGATGCAGCTGGACCGCAGAGGTTTGTGGAACCTTCTAGGTCCTGTGCTGTTTGCATTAGCCACCATGATAACCACCTGG ATTTATCGTACTGTGAAACGTCGTCACTGTTACCCACCCACGTGGAAGCGCTGGGTTTTCTTCCTGATCCCCGGCATACTGTCAGCGGTCATAGGGCTGTGTGTATATGCCTTCGCTCAGACCGACAGCaactactactacacacactccatctggCACATTGTGGTGGCCACCAGTGTGGTGTTCCTGCTGCCACCACGTGAGAAGAACATCCCACCCTGGGGCTGGTCACACAAACTGTGTGGATATAAAATCTGTCTAAACCAGAAGGAAGACCTGAACATTGTTTcctaa